In the genome of Deltaproteobacteria bacterium, one region contains:
- a CDS encoding glycosyltransferase family 2 protein, protein MSDADAKLPPISATVICLNEADRIERCLESLSFCDEIVVVDSGSGDGTREIARKYTDKVIEQPFLGYVKQKNFALDRASHDWVVCIDADEAISPELAASIRSALARDDGSVGGYALDRVTWYLGLWHDRGEWYPDWQLRVFRRSRGRWGGLDPHDRVEVDGPVQRLSGRLLHWNYRNLSDHIRTMDSFSSRMARSLAESGKRFRLRDLLLRPPARFLKSYLLRQGFRRGIPGFIVSIAGAYYVFMKYAKLWERERFPKS, encoded by the coding sequence ATGAGCGACGCCGACGCGAAGCTGCCGCCGATCTCGGCAACGGTGATCTGCCTGAACGAGGCCGACCGGATCGAGCGCTGTCTCGAATCGCTCTCGTTCTGCGACGAGATCGTGGTCGTGGACTCGGGCTCTGGCGACGGCACGCGGGAGATCGCGCGGAAGTACACCGACAAAGTGATCGAGCAGCCGTTCCTCGGCTACGTGAAGCAGAAGAACTTCGCGCTCGACCGGGCCAGCCACGATTGGGTGGTCTGCATCGACGCCGACGAGGCGATCTCGCCGGAGCTCGCGGCGAGCATCCGCAGCGCGTTGGCCCGCGACGATGGCAGCGTCGGCGGCTACGCGCTCGATCGGGTGACCTGGTACCTCGGTCTGTGGCACGACCGCGGCGAGTGGTACCCGGATTGGCAGCTGCGCGTCTTCCGCCGCTCGCGCGGCCGCTGGGGCGGTCTCGATCCGCACGACCGCGTCGAGGTCGACGGGCCGGTCCAGAGGCTCTCGGGCCGGCTTCTGCACTGGAACTACCGGAATCTCTCCGACCACATCCGCACGATGGACAGCTTCAGCTCGCGTATGGCGCGCTCGCTCGCCGAGTCCGGCAAGCGCTTCCGCCTGCGCGATCTGCTGCTGCGGCCGCCGGCTCGCTTCCTCAAGAGCTATCTGCTGCGGCAGGGCTTCCGCCGCGGCATTCCGGGCTTCATCGTCTCGATCGCCGGCGCGTACTACGTGTTCATGAAGTACGCGAAGCTCTGGGAGCGGGAGCGGTTCCCGAAGTCATGA